A window of Synechococcus sp. MEDNS5 contains these coding sequences:
- a CDS encoding rhodanese-like domain-containing protein, whose protein sequence is MSQHLSPLALHARLASVTVVDVRQPMEVAGGRIPGSRCIPLDRIERVELPEGDLVLVCHSGNRSAQAATLVERRWPGRTVMDLEGGLEGWQQAGLPVERQAGAPLPLMRQVQIAAGSLVLLGLIGSQVLAPAWIALSWFVGAGLVFAGISGFCGMARLLAVMPWNRVRL, encoded by the coding sequence ATGTCTCAACACCTGTCTCCCCTTGCTCTGCATGCCCGTCTGGCCTCCGTGACGGTGGTGGATGTGCGCCAGCCGATGGAGGTGGCCGGCGGCCGCATCCCTGGCAGCCGCTGCATTCCCCTCGACAGAATCGAACGCGTTGAATTGCCGGAGGGTGATCTGGTGTTGGTGTGTCACAGCGGCAACCGCAGCGCCCAGGCCGCAACGCTGGTGGAGCGGCGCTGGCCAGGCCGCACGGTGATGGATCTTGAGGGTGGCCTGGAGGGCTGGCAGCAGGCGGGCCTGCCAGTGGAGCGTCAGGCCGGTGCTCCCCTGCCGCTGATGCGCCAGGTGCAGATCGCGGCCGGCAGTTTGGTGCTGCTGGGGTTGATCGGTAGCCAGGTTCTGGCCCCTGCCTGGATCGCTTTGAGCTGGTTTGTCGGCGCGGGATTGGTGTTTGCCGGCATCAGCGGTTTCTGCGGCATGGCTCGGCTGCTGGCGGTGATGCCCTGGAATCGGGTGCGGCTTTGA
- a CDS encoding sulfite exporter TauE/SafE family protein, translated as MSVLLLLGGGVLIGALLALLGAGGSILLLPLLVTGLALPLREAVPLSLLVVLLLALANLIPALQQRRVAWRPALWLGIPALAGSWLGAGWVRSGVIAPSLQLTLFALAATAAAGLMLRQPQASTPAADREGRIQLLMQGLGVGLLTGIAGVGGGFAIVPALVLLARLPMTLASGTSLLVISASSLMALVRHGHWPAASVPLLLPLLLGGGIGILLGQRWVSRVSERRLRQGFAALLLVSAITTGLEALRPQSPSQEVGLRISARFPEA; from the coding sequence TTGAGTGTGCTGTTGCTCCTCGGCGGCGGTGTTCTGATCGGCGCCCTGCTGGCCCTGCTCGGTGCCGGTGGCTCGATTCTGCTGCTGCCACTGTTGGTGACGGGTCTGGCCCTGCCGCTGCGCGAGGCCGTGCCGCTGTCGCTGCTGGTGGTGCTGCTCCTGGCTCTGGCGAACCTGATCCCGGCCTTGCAGCAGCGGCGGGTGGCGTGGCGACCGGCCCTGTGGCTGGGCATCCCCGCCCTTGCCGGCAGCTGGCTGGGTGCGGGCTGGGTGCGCAGCGGTGTGATCGCTCCCTCACTGCAGCTGACGCTGTTTGCCCTGGCGGCCACGGCGGCGGCCGGGTTGATGCTGCGTCAGCCACAGGCGTCGACGCCTGCGGCTGACCGGGAGGGCCGGATTCAGCTTCTGATGCAGGGGCTGGGGGTGGGCCTGCTCACGGGGATCGCTGGTGTGGGTGGGGGCTTCGCCATCGTTCCCGCTCTGGTGCTGCTGGCCCGCCTGCCGATGACCCTTGCCTCCGGCACCAGTTTGCTGGTGATCTCCGCCAGTTCCTTGATGGCCCTGGTTCGTCATGGCCATTGGCCGGCAGCGAGTGTGCCCCTGTTGCTGCCGTTGCTGCTCGGTGGTGGCATCGGCATCCTCCTCGGCCAGCGTTGGGTGTCCCGCGTTTCTGAGCGCAGGCTGCGCCAGGGGTTTGCCGCCCTGCTGCTGGTGTCAGCCATCACCACCGGTCTCGAAGCCCTCCGGCCGCAGTCGCCATCACAGGAGGTTGGCTTGCGCATTTCGGCACGTTTCCCTGAAGCCTGA